One [Clostridium] saccharolyticum WM1 DNA segment encodes these proteins:
- a CDS encoding ferredoxin: MKATVDRDGCIECGLCASICPEVFRMGDDGPAEAYVDEVPESAEQTAVEAQEGCPVSVITVE, from the coding sequence ATGAAAGCAACAGTAGATAGAGATGGCTGCATCGAATGCGGCTTATGTGCATCAATTTGTCCGGAGGTATTCCGAATGGGGGATGACGGACCTGCAGAAGCATATGTTGATGAAGTTCCCGAGTCTGCCGAGCAGACTGCGGTGGAAGCGCAGGAGGGCTGTCCTGTTTCGGTAATAACAGTAGAATAG
- a CDS encoding aminotransferase class I/II-fold pyridoxal phosphate-dependent enzyme, giving the protein MQAIILAAGMGRRLKKLTENQPKCMISVNGIPMIQRMLKQLDHCHLNRIIIVTGHKGEELQSFVSSLPLSTPVTYIDNPVYKTTNNIYSLFLAKDQLLMDDTILLESDLIFEQEVLTQIISDPYPNLALVAPFESWMDGTVVLLDKQDNIMKFLTRKDFRFEDIHSYYKTVNIYKFSRSFSSTHYVPFLEAYSKALGNNEYYEQVLKVISLLDDHDLKATRLENGFWYEIDDEQDLDIAESIFTDSQSRLSRLSKRFGGYWRYPGLLDFCYLVNPYFPNSRFMGEIKASFEALTTSYPSGLDVNNLLAAKSLGLEKNQILTGNGAAELIKPLIRSFNNAVGVLKPSFEEYGSCSQHAVYFSVTTPDYTYTAQDIMDFYKDKELEALVLVNPDNPTGNYIPKKDVLSLAQYCKERNITLILDESFIDFSFAEESPSLMSQEILDEYRNLVLIKSISKSYGVPGLRLGLLACSDPEVIRRVRKELPIWNINSLAEYFLQIFEKYRRDYQEALEHFKSTREKLFRSLQSIRQLKLYPSQANFIMCEITDGCSATQIAELLLNRYNILVKDLSHKPGMEGREFIRIAVRTEEDNERLADALKHILR; this is encoded by the coding sequence ATGCAGGCAATTATCTTAGCCGCCGGTATGGGACGGCGTTTAAAAAAGTTAACAGAGAATCAGCCGAAATGCATGATTTCCGTAAATGGCATCCCTATGATCCAACGCATGCTGAAGCAGCTGGACCATTGCCACTTGAACCGAATCATTATCGTCACCGGCCACAAGGGAGAAGAACTGCAATCTTTTGTCTCTTCTCTTCCTCTCTCCACTCCGGTCACGTACATTGACAATCCGGTGTACAAAACAACAAATAATATTTACTCCCTTTTTCTTGCAAAGGACCAGCTTCTCATGGATGATACCATATTGCTGGAATCAGACCTAATTTTTGAACAGGAGGTGCTGACCCAGATCATCAGCGACCCTTATCCCAATCTGGCTCTTGTGGCTCCTTTTGAAAGCTGGATGGACGGGACAGTGGTCCTGCTGGATAAACAGGATAATATTATGAAATTTCTTACGCGGAAGGATTTTCGTTTTGAAGATATTCATTCTTACTACAAGACGGTCAACATCTACAAATTCAGCCGCAGTTTTTCTTCGACCCACTATGTTCCGTTCCTGGAAGCCTATAGCAAGGCGTTGGGAAACAATGAATATTATGAGCAGGTATTAAAGGTGATTTCACTTTTGGATGACCATGATTTAAAGGCTACCAGGCTGGAAAACGGCTTCTGGTATGAAATCGACGATGAGCAGGATCTGGATATTGCGGAATCTATTTTCACCGATTCCCAAAGCAGACTGTCCCGGTTATCCAAACGTTTTGGCGGTTACTGGCGGTATCCCGGCCTTTTGGATTTCTGTTATCTTGTCAATCCCTATTTTCCAAACAGCCGTTTCATGGGAGAAATCAAAGCCAGCTTTGAAGCCCTTACCACCAGCTATCCCTCCGGCCTAGACGTGAATAACCTGCTGGCGGCTAAATCTCTGGGACTGGAGAAAAACCAGATCCTCACAGGAAACGGGGCAGCGGAATTAATTAAGCCATTGATCCGCAGCTTTAATAATGCCGTGGGTGTTCTTAAGCCTTCCTTTGAAGAATATGGGAGCTGTTCCCAACATGCTGTTTATTTTTCCGTCACAACTCCGGATTATACATATACTGCCCAGGATATTATGGACTTTTACAAGGATAAGGAGCTGGAGGCTCTGGTTCTAGTGAACCCGGATAACCCAACAGGAAACTATATTCCAAAGAAGGATGTTCTTTCTCTTGCCCAATACTGCAAGGAAAGGAACATTACCTTGATCCTTGATGAATCCTTTATTGACTTCTCCTTCGCTGAGGAATCGCCGTCTCTTATGAGTCAGGAAATTCTGGATGAGTATAGGAACCTGGTTTTAATAAAAAGCATTTCAAAGTCCTACGGGGTTCCCGGGCTTAGGCTGGGACTTCTCGCCTGCAGCGACCCGGAAGTTATTCGCCGGGTACGGAAAGAGCTGCCCATATGGAACATCAACTCTCTGGCAGAGTACTTTCTCCAGATCTTTGAAAAGTACCGACGGGATTACCAGGAGGCCCTGGAGCATTTTAAAAGCACCCGAGAAAAATTATTCCGTTCTCTCCAATCCATCAGGCAGTTAAAGCTTTATCCTTCACAGGCCAACTTTATCATGTGTGAAATCACCGATGGCTGTTCCGCTACCCAGATTGCGGAGCTGCTGTTAAACCGCTACAACATTCTGGTAAAAGATCTGTCCCATAAGCCGGGAATGGAAGGCAGGGAGTTTATCCGCATTGCAGTCAGAACAGAAGAAGACAACGAACGTCTGGCAGATGCATTGAAGCATATCTTACGCTAA
- a CDS encoding class I SAM-dependent methyltransferase, whose translation MNTQEASKETWKQIWTRKGRADSSVTDLLAYDGYEATKVDMEEVARQITGRLDLHKNDKVLEVGCGAGALAQYLDCDYVGIDYSPTLVQKHIQLLGHSVLTGEAADLPFKDKSFDKVICYGVYLYFDNKEYAEKATKELLRVAKKGVLIGEIPMRSHREEHLLFSREEFHGWDISDGFYDPYRKDRFNAVYLFS comes from the coding sequence ATGAATACACAGGAAGCATCAAAGGAAACCTGGAAACAGATCTGGACCCGGAAAGGCCGTGCAGACAGCTCCGTTACGGACCTGCTGGCATACGATGGCTATGAGGCCACCAAAGTGGATATGGAAGAGGTGGCCCGCCAGATAACCGGACGGCTGGATCTACATAAGAATGACAAAGTTCTTGAAGTGGGCTGCGGTGCAGGTGCCCTTGCCCAATATCTGGATTGTGATTATGTCGGCATTGACTATTCCCCCACCCTGGTTCAAAAGCATATCCAGCTTCTTGGCCATTCGGTACTGACCGGCGAAGCTGCAGACCTGCCCTTTAAGGACAAATCCTTTGACAAGGTAATCTGCTATGGCGTTTATCTGTATTTTGATAATAAGGAGTATGCAGAGAAAGCAACGAAAGAGCTGCTGCGGGTAGCAAAAAAAGGGGTGCTGATCGGAGAAATCCCCATGCGTTCCCACCGGGAAGAACACCTGTTGTTTTCCCGAGAAGAATTTCATGGCTGGGATATCAGCGATGGTTTTTATGACCCTTACAGAAAAGACCGGTTCAATGCCGTCTATCTCTTCTCTTAA
- a CDS encoding response regulator — translation MYRIMIVDDEPLILAGVTSLLNWEEHQCNIVRKASNGKQALGLMETLQPDIVISDIKMPVMDGISFMKASIENGYTASFILLTNLEEISLIKEALRLGAVDYLVKLELDEKALIAALERAKDRCNLTHRRIPAMEDGEGTTDQRIHNYFRHILISDRDTQPDEELAAVIREHYPVLLLMLIHFNYEFEGAAEKFTRADQKRTMKFAENIIHEMAKGFFDRSCLLKKEQNSFILVLSLEGLADYQQQAETMSVKLRQAMKFYFQGPVSIAVSRPVGEADEIQDLLYQAMSAMNDTYCDDSGQIIFYSENCRESFRHSRSFNINFLKKELKGIIRRNDHDSFSHIMNQIIELFVQCRPSRAQAVNACSNLYYFITFLLEERKEENFPYILDVAGQLNRLSDLNAVIAWLERFRDQVAEALVICKESRQDKYMELILDYIREHYREKITLNQMSSMLNISQGYLSSTFKKNTGKNFTDYVTEVKIEKAKELIETYQYMMYEVSDMLGFDTQYYFSAVFKKITGYTPKEYENLTIKKSCS, via the coding sequence ATGTATCGCATCATGATCGTAGATGACGAGCCGCTGATTTTGGCAGGGGTCACTTCCCTTCTTAACTGGGAAGAGCATCAATGTAATATAGTGAGAAAAGCCTCCAACGGCAAGCAGGCACTTGGATTAATGGAAACTCTTCAGCCGGATATCGTAATATCCGATATTAAAATGCCTGTTATGGATGGAATCAGTTTTATGAAGGCGTCTATAGAAAATGGATATACGGCATCCTTTATTCTTCTGACAAACCTGGAAGAAATTTCTCTGATTAAAGAAGCGCTGCGTCTGGGAGCGGTTGATTATCTTGTGAAGCTGGAGCTTGATGAAAAAGCACTGATCGCAGCCCTGGAAAGAGCCAAAGACAGATGCAATTTAACCCACCGAAGGATACCGGCCATGGAAGACGGGGAGGGAACCACGGACCAGCGCATACACAATTATTTCAGGCATATATTGATTAGCGACAGGGATACTCAGCCGGATGAAGAGCTGGCGGCGGTGATCAGAGAGCATTATCCGGTCCTGCTTTTGATGCTGATTCATTTTAATTATGAATTTGAGGGAGCTGCCGAGAAATTTACCAGGGCCGATCAGAAAAGAACCATGAAATTCGCGGAAAATATCATTCATGAAATGGCAAAGGGTTTCTTTGACAGAAGCTGTCTTCTTAAGAAGGAGCAAAACAGTTTTATTCTTGTACTTTCGCTGGAGGGGCTGGCTGACTATCAACAACAGGCTGAGACAATGAGCGTCAAGCTGCGCCAGGCAATGAAGTTTTATTTCCAGGGACCTGTGTCCATTGCTGTCAGCCGGCCGGTGGGGGAAGCAGATGAGATCCAGGACCTTCTTTATCAGGCAATGAGTGCGATGAATGATACATATTGTGACGATTCCGGCCAGATTATTTTTTATTCGGAAAACTGCAGAGAAAGCTTCCGTCACAGCAGAAGCTTTAATATTAATTTTTTAAAGAAGGAACTAAAGGGTATCATCCGCCGTAATGACCATGACAGCTTTTCCCATATAATGAACCAGATCATTGAACTGTTCGTTCAATGCAGGCCTTCCCGTGCCCAGGCCGTAAATGCATGCAGCAATCTTTACTACTTTATAACTTTTTTGCTGGAAGAAAGAAAAGAGGAGAACTTCCCCTATATTTTGGATGTGGCAGGGCAATTAAACCGGCTGTCTGACTTAAACGCTGTGATTGCCTGGCTGGAGAGATTTCGTGATCAGGTGGCAGAAGCACTGGTGATCTGTAAGGAAAGCAGGCAGGATAAATATATGGAACTGATTCTGGATTACATCCGTGAGCATTACCGGGAAAAAATAACCTTAAACCAGATGTCTTCCATGCTGAATATCAGCCAGGGGTATTTAAGCAGCACGTTTAAAAAAAATACGGGGAAGAACTTTACGGATTATGTCACAGAGGTTAAAATTGAAAAGGCAAAGGAACTGATTGAAACGTATCAGTATATGATGTATGAAGTTTCAGATATGCTTGGTTTTGATACACAGTACTATTTCAGTGCTGTATTTAAAAAAATTACGGGGTATACTCCAAAGGAATATGAGAATCTAACAATAAAAAAGAGCTGTTCCTGA
- a CDS encoding DUF438 domain-containing protein: MSEYINNREMRQNAIKEIIKKLHEGKSVEEVKKLFEDAFHGVSASEISAAETALISEGLPVEEVQKLCDVHAAVFKGSIEEIHQPSDPTLIPGHPLNILVRENEKIAQIIENEIRPYLSLKNRKDRGILSRLNEGVSRLKDLSVHYGKKENLLFPYMEKYGITAPPKVMWGVDDEIRNQVKETVEMLHKEQELTEDLIQKIENLMEKIGEMIFKEENIMVPMLLEQLTQEEWKTIADESKEIGFMIDSVPQWNPAAMDKGKESGKNEKKSEEPGLIKLPSGEFQVEELTAMLNTLPFDITFVNKDDVVRYFSEGKERAFPRTKAIIGRNVSNCHPPASVHIVEQIVEDFKTGRKDQEDFWIQLAGKYILIRYYAVRSQKGEYLGVLEVTQDIKPIQEITGEKRLMSE, encoded by the coding sequence ATGAGTGAATATATTAATAATCGTGAAATGAGACAAAATGCAATTAAGGAAATCATTAAAAAGCTTCATGAAGGAAAATCGGTGGAAGAAGTAAAAAAATTGTTTGAAGATGCTTTTCACGGTGTATCTGCTTCTGAAATTTCTGCGGCTGAGACTGCCCTGATCTCAGAAGGACTGCCGGTGGAGGAAGTCCAAAAGCTTTGTGATGTTCACGCAGCAGTTTTTAAAGGTTCCATTGAGGAAATCCACCAACCGTCTGATCCCACCTTAATTCCCGGACATCCCTTAAACATTCTGGTAAGAGAGAATGAGAAAATTGCTCAAATCATTGAGAATGAGATCCGTCCGTATCTGTCTCTGAAAAACAGGAAGGACAGAGGGATACTTTCAAGGCTTAATGAAGGTGTGAGCCGGTTAAAGGACCTATCGGTTCATTACGGAAAAAAAGAAAATCTGCTGTTTCCATATATGGAAAAGTATGGAATCACTGCTCCTCCTAAAGTCATGTGGGGAGTGGATGATGAGATCAGAAATCAGGTGAAGGAAACCGTGGAAATGCTTCATAAGGAACAGGAGCTTACTGAGGATCTCATTCAGAAAATTGAAAATTTGATGGAAAAGATCGGGGAAATGATATTTAAAGAGGAAAATATCATGGTTCCCATGCTCTTAGAGCAGCTTACCCAGGAAGAGTGGAAAACCATTGCAGATGAGAGCAAGGAAATCGGCTTTATGATCGATTCTGTACCCCAGTGGAATCCTGCAGCAATGGACAAGGGAAAGGAGAGCGGGAAGAATGAAAAAAAGTCAGAGGAGCCAGGCCTTATTAAGCTGCCTTCCGGAGAATTTCAGGTTGAAGAGCTGACAGCTATGTTAAATACACTCCCCTTTGATATTACCTTTGTTAATAAGGACGACGTGGTAAGGTATTTTTCCGAAGGAAAAGAGCGGGCGTTCCCTAGAACAAAAGCAATCATCGGCAGAAATGTTTCCAACTGCCATCCGCCGGCAAGCGTCCACATCGTGGAACAGATTGTTGAAGATTTTAAAACCGGAAGAAAAGACCAGGAAGATTTCTGGATTCAGTTGGCAGGAAAATATATATTGATCCGTTATTATGCAGTGAGGAGTCAGAAAGGGGAATATCTCGGCGTTTTGGAGGTGACCCAGGATATAAAACCAATACAGGAGATTACCGGAGAAAAGAGACTGATGTCTGAATAA
- the hcp gene encoding hydroxylamine reductase, which yields MSMFCYQCQETAKNTGCTIKGVCGKNEEVAKLQDLLIYAVKGISEIVVKTKTDAAEINAINHEVLTSLFITITNANFDADAIEKQIVKVLGLRDQLAKDTAYNGNRDAAVFTVDSRESMLSKASQVGVLATENEDIRSLRELIIYGIKGMAAYAEHAYNIGKEEISIYSMMYEGLAATLDDSLTADDLVALTLKTGEYGVKAMALLDEANTSRYGNPEITSVNIGVRKNPAILISGHDLTDMEQLLEQTKGTGVDVYTHGEMLPAHYYPAFKKYDNFVGNYGNSWWMQVGEFESFHGPILFTTNCIVPPKTPEVAERIFTTGAAGFPGCPHIPADENGKKDFSAIIEMAKKLPSPDEIETGSIVGGFAHNQVLALADKVVDAVKSGAIKKFFVMAGCDGRMKSRDYYTEFAKQLPKDTIILTAGCAKYRYNKLELGDIGGIPRVLDAGQCNDSYSLAVIALKLKEVFGLDDVNKLPIAYNIAWYEQKAVIVLLALLSLGVKNIHLGPTLPGFLSPNVAKVLVDTFGIAGIGTVEDDIELFMNA from the coding sequence ATGAGCATGTTTTGCTATCAGTGTCAGGAGACAGCTAAAAACACAGGCTGTACCATCAAAGGTGTCTGCGGTAAAAATGAGGAGGTTGCTAAGCTTCAGGACCTGCTCATATATGCGGTAAAAGGCATTTCTGAAATTGTTGTAAAGACAAAAACCGATGCAGCAGAGATCAATGCAATCAATCATGAGGTGCTGACAAGCCTTTTTATTACAATCACAAATGCTAACTTTGATGCAGATGCAATTGAAAAGCAGATCGTAAAGGTTCTTGGATTAAGAGACCAGCTTGCAAAGGATACAGCCTACAACGGTAACCGGGATGCTGCAGTATTTACTGTGGATTCCAGAGAATCCATGCTTTCCAAGGCGTCCCAGGTTGGGGTTCTTGCTACGGAAAATGAAGATATCCGTTCTTTAAGAGAACTGATCATTTATGGAATCAAGGGTATGGCTGCTTATGCAGAGCATGCATACAACATCGGAAAAGAGGAGATATCCATTTATTCCATGATGTACGAGGGGCTTGCAGCAACTCTTGACGACAGCCTTACTGCCGATGATCTGGTTGCTTTGACATTAAAGACCGGTGAATATGGCGTAAAGGCCATGGCTCTTCTTGATGAGGCCAATACATCCCGTTATGGAAATCCGGAAATCACTTCCGTTAATATCGGCGTCAGAAAGAATCCGGCCATTCTTATTTCCGGCCATGATCTGACGGATATGGAACAGCTGTTAGAGCAGACAAAAGGTACAGGAGTGGATGTTTATACTCATGGAGAAATGCTTCCTGCCCACTATTATCCGGCATTTAAGAAATATGATAACTTTGTAGGAAACTACGGAAACTCCTGGTGGATGCAGGTGGGTGAGTTTGAGTCCTTCCACGGCCCCATTCTGTTCACCACAAACTGCATCGTACCTCCAAAAACTCCTGAGGTTGCAGAGAGAATTTTTACAACAGGTGCGGCAGGCTTCCCAGGATGTCCTCATATTCCGGCAGATGAAAACGGAAAGAAGGATTTTTCTGCCATCATTGAAATGGCAAAGAAGCTTCCATCTCCTGATGAGATTGAAACAGGCAGCATTGTAGGTGGTTTTGCTCATAATCAGGTACTGGCACTTGCTGATAAAGTGGTTGATGCCGTAAAATCGGGAGCCATTAAAAAATTCTTTGTCATGGCAGGCTGTGACGGAAGAATGAAGTCCAGAGATTACTATACAGAATTTGCAAAGCAGCTTCCAAAGGATACCATTATTCTTACGGCAGGCTGCGCAAAATACAGATATAACAAGCTGGAGCTGGGGGACATCGGCGGAATACCAAGAGTCCTGGATGCGGGACAGTGTAATGACTCCTATTCCCTGGCAGTAATCGCACTGAAATTAAAGGAAGTATTTGGTCTTGATGATGTGAATAAGCTTCCTATTGCATATAACATTGCATGGTATGAGCAGAAGGCAGTGATCGTGCTTCTTGCGCTCCTTTCCTTAGGAGTAAAGAACATCCATTTAGGGCCTACACTGCCTGGATTTTTATCTCCCAACGTTGCCAAGGTCCTTGTTGATACCTTTGGAATTGCAGGAATCGGCACGGTAGAAGACGACATTGAATTATTTATGAATGCATAA